In Streptomyces sp. P3, one DNA window encodes the following:
- the nuoK gene encoding NADH-quinone oxidoreductase subunit NuoK, which yields MNPVNYLYLAALLFTIGATGVLIRRNAIVVFMCVELMLNACNLAFVAFSRMHGNLDGQIIAFFTMVVAAAEVVVGLAIIVSLFRSRHSASVDDASLMKL from the coding sequence GTGAACCCCGTCAACTACCTCTATCTCGCGGCCCTGTTGTTCACGATCGGTGCCACGGGCGTGCTGATCAGGCGCAACGCGATCGTCGTCTTCATGTGCGTCGAGCTGATGCTCAACGCCTGCAACCTCGCGTTCGTCGCCTTCTCCCGGATGCACGGCAATCTCGACGGCCAGATCATCGCCTTCTTCACGATGGTCGTCGCCGCCGCGGAGGTCGTGGTCGGACTCGCGATCATCGTGTCGCTGTTCCGTTCCCGCCACTCGGCCTCGGTCGACGACGCCAGCCTGATGAAGCTGTAA
- a CDS encoding NADH-quinone oxidoreductase subunit J, with translation MSAQLAAYATSTGEAFQFWVLGTVAVIGALSTVFMKKAVHSALCLAGTMIVLAVFYLANGAYFLGIVQIVVYTGAIMMLFLFVVMLVGVTAADSLKETIKGQRWLALLCGLGFGVLLIAGIGNASLTEFNGLTEANAHGNVEGLAALIFTKYVFAFEITGALLITAAVGAMVLTHRERTERPRTQRELAEQRVREGKHVPPLPAPGVYARHNAVDVQGLLPDGTPSELTVSRTLRERGQIRDVSAEALSDLKALEQRAEERLERAAIEPPRLGPNSRRTEEASK, from the coding sequence ATGAGCGCGCAGCTCGCCGCCTACGCCACCTCCACCGGTGAGGCCTTCCAGTTCTGGGTGCTCGGCACGGTCGCGGTGATCGGCGCCCTGTCCACCGTCTTCATGAAGAAGGCCGTGCACAGTGCGCTCTGTCTCGCCGGCACCATGATCGTCCTGGCGGTGTTCTACCTCGCCAACGGCGCCTATTTCCTGGGCATCGTGCAGATCGTGGTCTACACCGGCGCGATCATGATGCTCTTCCTCTTCGTGGTGATGCTCGTCGGCGTCACCGCGGCGGACTCGCTGAAGGAGACCATCAAGGGGCAGCGCTGGCTGGCGCTGCTGTGCGGTCTCGGCTTCGGCGTCCTGCTGATCGCCGGCATCGGCAACGCCTCCCTGACGGAGTTCAACGGCCTCACCGAGGCGAACGCGCACGGCAACGTGGAGGGCCTCGCCGCTCTCATCTTCACGAAGTACGTGTTCGCTTTCGAGATCACCGGCGCCCTGCTCATCACGGCGGCCGTGGGCGCCATGGTGCTCACCCACCGCGAGCGCACCGAGCGGCCCAGGACCCAGCGGGAGCTGGCCGAGCAGCGTGTCCGTGAAGGCAAGCACGTTCCGCCGCTGCCGGCCCCCGGCGTGTACGCGCGGCACAACGCGGTGGACGTCCAGGGCCTGCTGCCCGACGGCACCCCGTCGGAGCTCACGGTCAGCAGGACGCTGCGCGAGCGCGGTCAGATCAGGGACGTGTCCGCCGAGGCGCTGAGCGACCTCAAGGCCCTCGAACAGCGCGCCGAGGAGCGCCTGGAGCGGGCCGCGATCGAGCCGCCCCGTCTGGGGCCGAACTCCCGGCGGACCGAGGAGGCGTCGAAGTGA